The Corynebacterium minutissimum genome includes the window TCGGTGGTCTCAGGAACGCTGCGGGAGGAGGCGATGCGGAAACGGGTTTTGTACATCGTCTCGCTGATTTTGGTCAGGTGTGGATCGCTTGTCAGGCGTCCGGTCAGTGAAATGGGATATTGCGACATTGCGGGATCCTTTACGTGGTTCGTGATGGTGTGTGTAAGGAGGCGTTAAAGGCCTCCCTTGATTCGCATCATTGCCACGTCCCACAGCGCCCGCAATACCCTCGCCGAAAACCTGTGGATAACTTGTTGTAAACGTCAACAAAGTAGGGGTTTTAGGCCCCAAAACTCACAGGCCGCTACACCATTAGTGCGGGCGGAAACCCGCGTCATCCCCTTCGCTCATCTGCTTGAGCATGGCATTGTAGCTCTCCAGGTCAGCATCGCCATCGACGTCGGCCTTCGCATCATATCGGCGGGCCTGGGCACGGTCCTCACGGAGCCAGTCGATAAACAGCTTGCCAAACACCACCACCAGCGGGAACTGGCCGAAGCCCCATGAAATACCGCCACCGGAGCGCTGATCCTTGACAAGGTCCGGGTTCCACGGCAGGTTCAACGACTCATAGAACTCCAAGCCCAGGATGGACTGCATCTGCATGAGGTAGACACCGGCAAAAAGGTGCAGCGGCATCGAGAAGAAAAGGATGGCCAGACGAATCCTCGTCGGCGCGCGCCACGGCAGTGGGTCGGGGCCGATAACCTCCCAGTAGTAGATGTAGCCGGAAATCAGAAAGACCCAGTTCATGATGACGTGCCCGGCATGTTCTGAGATGGCAACCTCATAGAAGCTCGGGAAAAGGTAGAGCACGTAGAGGAACGTCAGGAACTGCAGAACATTGACTGCTGGGTGCGTGAGAAAACGCAGGGTACGGGACTTGGTGAGGGCTACAGCGGCGTCGTGAAGCGTTGGCTTGCCAGGCGCCCCCGGCTCAAAAGCCTCCATCATGAGCGTCACCGGTGCGCCCAGGACTAGGCACAATGGGATGGCCATGGAAAGGATCATGTGCACGAGCATGTGCATGGAATACAGCGCAGGCATGTACAGGCCAATGCCGTTGCTCAGGATGAGCGTCATCCCCAGCGAACCCAACAGGAACCAGGCGGTCCGCTCGGCCGACCACGTGAGGCCGCGGCGTTTGAGACGCCACAGCGCATAAAGGTAAAAGCCCGCGAGGACGAGACCCAGTGAGCCAAACATGAGGTCAAAGCGGAACATGGTCCACACGTTGGAGAAAGTGGGGGCGTCGAAAAGCTCATAGCCCACCAGAATCTGCATGGCATTCAAATTCGGGTCACGTGGAGGCGGTGGCGGGGTGCGGCCCATGGAAATGGCCACGCCCACGGTGGCGGCCATGATGGCGACCTCCACGATGGACACCCGAATGAACAGGCGCGGGGAACTCTTAAGCTGCGGAATGGTGATGCTGCGATGCACGTAACCGACCGCCGCAAGCACCACGGTGAGCACAGCTTTGCTCAACACCAGCAGGCCGTAGCGCGTGGAGAAAAGATCGCTCAGCTCAACGCGAATGAAGGCATTGACCACTCCTGTCGCGGCAAGGGCCACGATGGAAAACAGCGCCACAGAGGAGTAGCGGCGCACTGCCACATCCATGTCGGGACCGAGGCGGCGGCCGTGGGCAATAAGTCCCATGAGCCCACCGACCCACAACATAATGAAGAAGAGGTGGAGAAGCAGTGAATTCGTGCCATAGTCGTGGTCACCGCCGGCCGCGGAGTGGCCTTCCAACCCGAGCGGAACAGTAAGGAGCAACGACAGGAAGAACACGCCTACCTGCCCCGCCCATGTGCGGGCAAGGAAGCCGACGAGGGACACAAGAGCGGCAATACCAGCGGTAAGCAGCCAGACTTGCGACGCCGCAATCTGCCCCACCGCCATGCCCATCAACTCCGGGTTGAGCACCTGGGCAATAGGCGTGCCTGTCAGGTCCGACATCACGAGGGGAACCTCAAGCAAAGACACCCCAGCGGTGCCGACGGCAGCCCAGGCGCCGGTGCGGGCGGCAATGTGGCCGTCAACGGTAAGGCCGGCCCGAATGAGCTGATCATTGTCCTTTCCCGGGACCGCCGGGTAGATGAAGAAAGCACTGGCCATGAACGAGCCAATAGAAAGCGCCATCAACATCCACGCGGCTGCACGGAAGAAGGGAAGGCCGAAGGTGGTGATGCGGCCTGGGTCAGGGATGCCCAACGCCGCGAGCGAGTCCGCGAGGAAAAATAGCGAAATAATTCCGCCGACAAGACCCGCAAAAACGACAAAAGAAAGATTGAGAAGGCGAGAAGATTGGGCCCGTGGACCTGATTGTGCGACCGCCGTCACAGGCGCGTGTTGGCCCTGTGAGCTGGCGTTATCTTTCTCTTCGTGCATAGTGGGCAGTGTACCGCCCGCTCTTCTCTCTTACCTAAAAGGCAGCAAAGTCTCAGCAATAGGGTAGTCTGCACTCATGGACTCTCGTCAGCTTCACCATTTTCGCACCATCGTGGACCATGGATCGTTCACGCAGGCTGCGGAGACGCTGCGGCTTACGCAGCCGTCCTTGAGTCTGACCGTTCGCAGGCTCGAGGAAGACCTTAATGTCAAATTACTTTCCCGTGGTCGCAGTGGTGTTAAGACTACGGAGGCTGGTGAGTTCCTCTATGGAGTCGCTACCTCGATCGACACGCTACTGACCACAGCCACCACGCGGCTAGCGGAAATTGCAGCGGGAAACGCAGGTTCAGTGACCTTGTGCTCAGCGCCCGAGTTTAACTGGTTGTTTATGCCCACGGTATTGCGGCGTATGCGCGAGCGCGCGCCGCAAGTCAACGTGTCCTTAAGTGACGTGGAGCCCACCGAGACACTCAAGCGCGTGCTGGAGGGTACCGCAGAGATTGGCATCATCCCCAGCACCAATCCACAACGCTTCCAGCACATTTACGGCGAGCAGCTGACGATTAACCGCGCGGCGGATATGGAATTCCTCGTAGCTCTCCCCCAGCGCTTGTCCCACCTGCCGGACCCGGTGCGCTTGTCTGCGCTAACGACAGAAACGTGGCTTCTGCCGCAGCGTTGGACGGAGCTGAGCGGGCTGCCGGAGCTGCTAGACCACCTGTGGTCCACTGCCCCTGAGTGCAAGCCTGCCACCGTGCAAGAGGTCTCGACTCTGCAGACGGGCCTGCCGCTCGTGGCGGGCGACTACGGCATCAGCCTCATGCCCCACACCGCCCAGGCTTTGGGCCAGCGGGGAGTGCACTTCCGGCGCATCGAGGAGCACCTGCCGTCGATGCAGGCCCTGCTCATCCACCGCGCAGACCGGGCGCTGACCCCGGCGGCGCAGACGCTTCTCGACGTCCTCCTGGACACCTCCTCCGAGCTTCCCCCAGCGAGCTAGGTTTCCGGCTCAGTGACGTGCTGCGTTATGATGTCTCGGTACGCCTCCATAGCTCAGCGGATTAGAGCAGTGGGTTTCTACCCCATGTGTCGCGGGTTCGAGTCCTGCTGGGGGCACGCAGGTCAGAGCCACTTTTTGCCGCTTTAATGGGCGGTTAGAAGTGGCTCTTTCTCGCTCTCACTTATGCTGAGAAGTATGGATATCACTCTCGCCACGTTTGACCATGCCCCTGACACTGCACTGAGGGGGAAGCGCTTTCGGAATGCATGGGCGCCGTCGGAAAGCTATGCCCAGTCGCGCCGAGGAGTACTCACCGGCCAATATCCGCAACGCGGCGCAACTACACGCATCACGGAGGTCTTCGAGGAAGCGGGCTATGAGATTCGGCAGGACACCGACGAGGTTTCTGCCGCGCAGAACGTGTTCCGGCTCCTCGAACAACCGGACCCCGCCGCGGTGGCATCACTCGACGGTGTCGTGGCAGTGTGTTCGCTGCAGACCAGCGAGGACGGCACGGCGCCGATGTCGCTGTTGTGGCCTGGTGTAGCGGAGGACGGCGAGAGCATCGAGCTAGTATCCCCGTTGGACCTTGCGCCGACGCTGGCGGCCATCGCTGGCCTTGACGTGCGTCCGAACGCCGCACTGTCCTTTGACGGAATCAACCTCGTGCCCTTGCTGCGCTACGGTGCGGCGGGGCATGCGGCGCTCTTCTTCGACAACGGCGTGCGCATGATGGACGCCACGCTTATCGACGGCACCTCTACCCCACCCTCCGCCCTCCCGCGATTGCAGGAGGAGTGGGGGCTGTGGAAGAGCTTTATGGACATGGGGCCGCTTCAGTAATTACTGGATGGGGATAACAATCCACAAAATGAGGTAGAGCACGACCCCGGAGAAGCCCAAGAGCGTGGCTACAACGAAGAGCACGCGCACCAGAGTCGGGTCAAGGTCGTAGGTTTCTGCGATGCCACCGCAGACACCTCCGATCATCGTGTCGGTAGTGGAACGAGTTAGACGCTTGTTATTCATGATGTCTCCTTTCAACTTCCATTATTCAGAACGAGTGCGGGAAAGGCATCGGGAAAAACCCTGATTTTCCTCTACTCTGGGTGGAAACCTTGACCCCAGAGAAAGGACGCCGTTTCACCATGGCTCATTCACCCGGACTGCCTGCCCCTACCCGCACGTCCTATGCCCTGCTTACTGGCGCTAGCCAAGGCATCGGTGCCGCAATGGCCAAGGATTTAGCGGCACGCGGCTACAACGTCATTCTTGTTGCCCGCCGCAAGGACGTCTTGGAGTCCATCGCTGCGGAGCTGCGTTCCCGCCACGAGGTCGACGCCATCGCGCTGGCCGCCGACCTCTCCGAGGCTGCCGACGTCTCCCGGGTCATCGACTTCATGTCCGGCAAGGAAATCTCCATCATCGTCAACTCGGCGGGCATCGCCAGCTTTGGCAAGTTCATGGACCAAGACTGGGACTACGAGACGCGCCAATTCGACCTCAATGCAAAAGCCGTGCACCGGTTGACCCGCGCAGCACTTGATCAGATGCTGCCACGACGAAACGGCGCTATCTGCAACGTTGGTTCGGCCGCAGGAAACGTCTCCATTCCCAATAACGCCACCTATGTGTTCACCAAAGCCGGCGTCAATGCTTTCACGGAGGCGCTGCACTACGAGCTGAAGGGCACGGGCGTTAGTTGCACGCTGCTCGCCCCTGGGCCGGTTCGCGACGCCGTCATTCCGGAGGAAGAGCAATCCATCGTGGACAAGGTGGTACCAGACTTCCTGTGGACCACCTACGAGTCCTGTTCGGAGGAGACTCTCGAGGCCATGGCTCGCAACCAGCGCCGAGTAGTTCCTGGACCGCTGTCGAAGGCCATGAATGCACTGGGCAAGATCGTCCCTACGCCGATTGCCGCACCGCTCATCGGCAGCTTCTATTCCAAGATGGCCTAAACGCACCACAGGCGCCCCTCTCAATTGCCGAGAGTGGGCGCCTTAATGGTTGAGTCTTACTTACCCTGCAACGGGGCGTCCTGTGCGATGGCCTTCTGCGCGGCCTCCTCGCGAGCGAGCTTGCGCTCTACCCAGAACTCGGCGTTCTTGATTCCGAGTGCTTCGGGGTCGAACTGCGGGTCCTTGCCGGCCTTCTTCTGCGCGCTGTAGTCCTTGAGGCACTTGAGTGCCGGGATTTGCAGGAAGAGAATCGCGATGATGTTAAGCCAAGCAGTTGCGCCCACACCGATGTCACCCAGAGCCCAGGCAGCACCCGGAGTAGAAGTAGCGCCGATAACCACGGAACCCACGAGCAGCACGCGCAGTACCCACACCAGAGTTCGACGGGCGACCTTGCTCTTGATCCAGCGGTTGAAGTAGGTCAGGTTAACTTCCGCCATGTAGTAGTAAGCCAGCACCGTGGTGAAGGCGAAGAACGCAATAGCAATGGCAATGAAGGTTGGACCGAAACCAGAGAGCAGAGTGTCGAGGCCGTGCTGAACATAGCCCGGGCCGACCGCAATATCGTCCGGAATCGCACCGGCGTAGCGCACCGGACCGTCCTCGGATTCGTTCTCAAAGACCTTGTACATGTCAGTGGAGATGATGATGAACGCGGTAGCGGAACACACGAAGAGGGTATCGATGTACACCGCGAAGGCCTGAACGAAGCCCTGCTTCGCCGGGTGGGACACTTCGGCAGCAGCTGCGGACTGCGGGCCCGTACCCTGGCCGGCCTCGTTGGAGTAAATACCGCGCTTCACACCCCACATGATGGCAGAGCCTAAAAGGCCGGAGAAAGCTTGCTCTGCACCGAAGGCGGACTTGAAGATCATGCCGAAGACCTCGGGGATCTGGCTGAAGTTCACAAAGAGAATGATGATGGCGAAGAGGATGTAGGCACCAGCCATGAACGGAACAACGAGGGAAGCGAAGTTGGCGATGCGCTTGACGCCACCCACGATGATGATGGCGAGCACGCCTGCGAGGACGACGGCGGACCAACCAACGCTAATACCCCATGCATTATCGACGGCCGCGGCTACACCGTTGGCCTGAATAGCCGGCAGGAAGTAGCTGGTGGCCAGAATCATGGCGACGGCGAACACGCAGCCGTAGACCAACATGAAAGGGCCTGCCTTGGTGTGCTTGTAGGCCTTCTCGATGTAGTAGGCTGGGCCGCCGCGGTACTCGCCGGTGTCCTGGTCCTTCTCCTTGTAGACCTGCGCCAACGTACATTCAACGAAGGACGTCGCAGAGCCCAGCAGCGCCACAGCCCACATCCAGAACACCGCGCCCGGGCCGCCGAAGGCGATAGCGGTGGCGACACCGGAGATGTTACCCACGCCGACTCGGCCGGCCAGGGAAATCATGAGGGATTGGAAGGAGGAAACTCCGGATTCAGAGCTTTCGCCGTCCTTGAGCTGCTTGATCATGTCGGGGATGCAGCGGATTTGGAGAAACTTGGTCACCACGGTGAAGTAGATGCCTGCGCCAAGGCACAGGAAAACCAACACGGGCGACCAAATTACTGTGTTGAGTGTGTCGATAAAGCCTGACATCGGAGGAAACCGTCCTTCGGGATTTGTGAGTGCCGTCACTTTTCGGGCTGGATTCATCATGGCCCATCACCTAAGGCCTTCGTGAGTAGAATCATGAAAAAGTTCGGACCCTCTGCTGCATCCACCCACCTCCACACAGCAAACCCCCAGCTCACATCGATTAAGGTGACCTACCCCACCGCCTTGAGAAAACCTAAACATGCGGCCACTAGTCACCCCCTTAGGCACCCCCGATAGCGCCCTGAGCCCTGCCAAGAAGGCCGCTACAAGGGAGGAAACTAAGGTGGGAGCCATGAGTGAAATCCCTACCA containing:
- a CDS encoding cytochrome c oxidase assembly protein; amino-acid sequence: MHEEKDNASSQGQHAPVTAVAQSGPRAQSSRLLNLSFVVFAGLVGGIISLFFLADSLAALGIPDPGRITTFGLPFFRAAAWMLMALSIGSFMASAFFIYPAVPGKDNDQLIRAGLTVDGHIAARTGAWAAVGTAGVSLLEVPLVMSDLTGTPIAQVLNPELMGMAVGQIAASQVWLLTAGIAALVSLVGFLARTWAGQVGVFFLSLLLTVPLGLEGHSAAGGDHDYGTNSLLLHLFFIMLWVGGLMGLIAHGRRLGPDMDVAVRRYSSVALFSIVALAATGVVNAFIRVELSDLFSTRYGLLVLSKAVLTVVLAAVGYVHRSITIPQLKSSPRLFIRVSIVEVAIMAATVGVAISMGRTPPPPPRDPNLNAMQILVGYELFDAPTFSNVWTMFRFDLMFGSLGLVLAGFYLYALWRLKRRGLTWSAERTAWFLLGSLGMTLILSNGIGLYMPALYSMHMLVHMILSMAIPLCLVLGAPVTLMMEAFEPGAPGKPTLHDAAVALTKSRTLRFLTHPAVNVLQFLTFLYVLYLFPSFYEVAISEHAGHVIMNWVFLISGYIYYWEVIGPDPLPWRAPTRIRLAILFFSMPLHLFAGVYLMQMQSILGLEFYESLNLPWNPDLVKDQRSGGGISWGFGQFPLVVVFGKLFIDWLREDRAQARRYDAKADVDGDADLESYNAMLKQMSEGDDAGFRPH
- a CDS encoding LysR family transcriptional regulator; the encoded protein is MDSRQLHHFRTIVDHGSFTQAAETLRLTQPSLSLTVRRLEEDLNVKLLSRGRSGVKTTEAGEFLYGVATSIDTLLTTATTRLAEIAAGNAGSVTLCSAPEFNWLFMPTVLRRMRERAPQVNVSLSDVEPTETLKRVLEGTAEIGIIPSTNPQRFQHIYGEQLTINRAADMEFLVALPQRLSHLPDPVRLSALTTETWLLPQRWTELSGLPELLDHLWSTAPECKPATVQEVSTLQTGLPLVAGDYGISLMPHTAQALGQRGVHFRRIEEHLPSMQALLIHRADRALTPAAQTLLDVLLDTSSELPPAS
- a CDS encoding PspC domain-containing protein, producing the protein MNNKRLTRSTTDTMIGGVCGGIAETYDLDPTLVRVLFVVATLLGFSGVVLYLILWIVIPIQ
- the cmrA gene encoding mycolate reductase (Catalyzes the final step in mycolic acid biosynthesis.), with product MAHSPGLPAPTRTSYALLTGASQGIGAAMAKDLAARGYNVILVARRKDVLESIAAELRSRHEVDAIALAADLSEAADVSRVIDFMSGKEISIIVNSAGIASFGKFMDQDWDYETRQFDLNAKAVHRLTRAALDQMLPRRNGAICNVGSAAGNVSIPNNATYVFTKAGVNAFTEALHYELKGTGVSCTLLAPGPVRDAVIPEEEQSIVDKVVPDFLWTTYESCSEETLEAMARNQRRVVPGPLSKAMNALGKIVPTPIAAPLIGSFYSKMA
- a CDS encoding alanine/glycine:cation symporter family protein; amino-acid sequence: MSGFIDTLNTVIWSPVLVFLCLGAGIYFTVVTKFLQIRCIPDMIKQLKDGESSESGVSSFQSLMISLAGRVGVGNISGVATAIAFGGPGAVFWMWAVALLGSATSFVECTLAQVYKEKDQDTGEYRGGPAYYIEKAYKHTKAGPFMLVYGCVFAVAMILATSYFLPAIQANGVAAAVDNAWGISVGWSAVVLAGVLAIIIVGGVKRIANFASLVVPFMAGAYILFAIIILFVNFSQIPEVFGMIFKSAFGAEQAFSGLLGSAIMWGVKRGIYSNEAGQGTGPQSAAAAEVSHPAKQGFVQAFAVYIDTLFVCSATAFIIISTDMYKVFENESEDGPVRYAGAIPDDIAVGPGYVQHGLDTLLSGFGPTFIAIAIAFFAFTTVLAYYYMAEVNLTYFNRWIKSKVARRTLVWVLRVLLVGSVVIGATSTPGAAWALGDIGVGATAWLNIIAILFLQIPALKCLKDYSAQKKAGKDPQFDPEALGIKNAEFWVERKLAREEAAQKAIAQDAPLQGK